The window TTGTGAGCTAGGACCTGTCCTAGTTCATCCACACCGATAAGATGGCCAAGAAAGCGCATCAAAgtttctacttcctcagaagcccgaGGAAAGATAGCACACCACCTGCACCATTGAATCACTGCGCGGGAAGGAACTGCTTCCTCCCAAGACTCCAAGAAACGGGGGAAGGTTATAAATGTAGCTTAACCCATTGCACaagctcccctcccctccactgactCCACTCATACTTCCTGCTACCTTGAAAAAGCAGCTAACATATAAACCTCATTTCGCGCACGCTTCACCCCCAACCCCACTCCGGTCGGGAAGAAGATACCCGAGTGTCAAGGACAGCCTCTTTCCGGCAGTTATCAGCCTCTTGAATTATCCTCACAATGGTAAAATTATGCCAGCTTTGCTCCGTACCAATTGATCTCATTCTGCATGTCTGTACCCGGCCCTACTTCTGCCCCATGTATGAGATGGCCACCTGGACTGTTCGCAAAGCAAACTTTACCACTATATCTTGGTAGATggggcaataaacttgaactgaactTGAGAGGTCAGAGGAGTTTTTGTCCATTGTGATGCTGGTTTTTTTGTGAATTGTGTCCGAATGCAGGGAGAGGAGGAGTCATCTTCCCTTCTGTCCAGTGAcggctggagttggatgaaacTGCTTGCTCCTCACCTCTCTCCCTTGCCCTTGCTCCTTCAATGTCTGCTAAGATCTGCGCTCTTTAAGAGGTGCGGGAGCGAAGAGGTGACCAGTTGGCGTTCGCCGATTGCTGGTAGATGCCAGTCCGCCAATTTACGGCGCAGTTTCACGGCCGCCCTCACGCCATGACATTGAACTCAGAGGGCCGGAGTCACAATGGGACAATGTCAGGGCCAGCAGACGCCGCTCAGATACCGAGTGAACTCCAAGTTCCCACGGGGGATGCATCTCCGCTGAGCTGTCTGGTCTTTAGCTGAGATCATTGGCCCGCTTGTCCCGCTCTTTTCCCGGGCCGACCCTGGAAGAGAATGCAGCGGCTGCCTCAGCCGGGAGAGACTCACACCTACAACATTATCATTGTCAACTCGAACGGCTCGTCTCAACCCCCCAGCGGTCAGTTACACCAAGCGCTGGATCGAGCTGGCGGGTACCACCATCCAGAGATGGTGACAGCCCTTCTGCATCAAGAGGCGAGCCACCAAGCGAGGCGATCTCTCCCAATCTGCTCGTTAAATCGGCCCATGGTCGCGTCTGTCCTCCACCACTCTCGCCCTTTAACTGCTCCAGGTGAGCAGTTTCATTCCTCCCTCCACTTCCGCACTGGGAGGCGGGCACATGCCCTCCAGCCCCCAAGCCTTAGGTTCAATAGAGATTTTAGACAAACGCTGGTTGTTTCAGAGAGGTGCAACCCCTCCTCGGAAGCTGCAGTTTCGATAACTGGGAGGCGGGTtgagggtggtgtgtgtgtgagagagaaagaaagagagagatccaACAATTCTTCATCATTTTAATTGCTTCTTTTAACATTATAAACAGTTTTCAATGTAACTATTGCTGTCAGGCAAATTATCCTGTCAGTCTGTAAAACTGCTTTGTAATTAATCACCGACATCATATTATGTTATGCTCAAAATGGTGGAGTCTCCGGGAAGCAACTTGTGAAATCAAATATTTCTCCCTGACAAGGTTTCAACGTTCTTTTTTTTATCTTCCGAATGTTTATACATCCAGACTGGTTGTTCTTATATTTTACAATGGAACAAATGTTCTGTTGTGTGACAATTTCCTCCATAAAATCATTGTTTTGTTCTTTAAATTGTACTTTTTGCCACCTTTTCGAAAGAGGTGGAGACATAGTCCACCCCTCCATCACTTTTCCCTACAGGACCCCGAACTTCATTCCTTTTCAAATATCCATGTATTTCCCTTTTAAACATTACTATTAAAGCTGCTTCCAGCatcttttatgtttttatttagagatacagcatggtaacagatgtttccagcccatgagctcacaCCATCTAATTATACACACGTGactctttggaaggtgggaggaaaccggagcacttggaggaaacccgcaTAGACAAGggcagaacatgcaaactccttacagacagcgcgggattagaacccaggtcgctggcgttgtaacactCTTATTTGTCCTCCGTTGGGACATTTCATGACAGATCACAAATCACCACATAAAAATAATAGCTCATTTATTattttgttaaatattttaactcccccacccccttgatATTGATTCTCCTGAACATTTCTCCCTAACTACTTTATGAACACCTCTCATAATGCTGAACACACTCTCTTCCACACGCAGAAGAATggcatatttttttttgttatagcCTTCCCGTAACAGAGATACCAGGCCTTGTATCAATCCAATGAACTGCCTCTAAGACACGTCCAAGACATTGAACCCCTTCCAGGAATTGGACGCACCCACCCTCACTCACCCCACCTCATGCCCCTCCCCAACCATCGGATTACAATTCGGGAGATTCCCAATCACTTGTAGATGTGCAAAAGAAATAAGAATTCAAGAGGTTTGTTTCTATCTCCTTCCGCTTCTAGCTAAGATTTAGTCGAACATTGGAGTAGTAAAGTTCCTGTTTCTGTACCCCAACAGGGCCACTCTTGCCTCCAGTTGATTATTTTTATGATCTGGGCCAAATGTATAGTTTGGATCACCCCAGTTCCAGAATGGAAGTGGCCCAATATTCAAACCCAGGGCTCCTCACTCTTCAGAGCGTAGCAGCACAGATGCCACAAGTACCTGACTTCCACTTTTCCCTCCACATTCTGCTACCATCTCAGGAACACAGCGTTCACCTCCAGCAGCCCCCTGTCACTTTCGGCAATGAGGGAAGCCATTTTTTTTACGCCACCCTGCCGATTCCTGTATGGAATGTGGCTTGCCCCCTGAGGTCCTACACGTCCTCCGGCAGCCAACCCAGTCAGCCGCAGATGTCCGCCGCCTCTCCAGGTAATGCCGACGCGCCTTGTGCATCCTTCCGCCAGGCTCAAGATGCTCAGATCACGGGAggatttcctcctgaaccagtcgGCACTCAGCGGCATCCCAATTTCACCTCAGCGCCAAATGACCCTGATGCCACCCTCAAGTCGAAGGCATCTGACTCCAAAACTAATGCCGATCCAGCTCTGGATTCTACCTCGTGCATTGGCAACCCACTGCCAGAGAATGGGGAGCAATATCTCAACACTGCTCCGAGTTCTAGCCAAGAAACTGAGCCACGCTGTGAGAAAAGTGATGGTGTTCTCTCGAATGACCCAAAAGAGGGATGTGAGAAGGTCATGGTGACGTCATTTGAAGATGCAGTGACGATGTTCGACTTTGAACTCTTTGACAACCCGAAGTCGCATGGTCAGGTTAGTGAACAGGAGCAATATTTTCGCGAGCAAAATAAAGTGAGGAATGAAAACAATCAGAAAAACTTAAGTCAAAAAATCCCTGAGGACCACTTCCCAGAGGAAGGCAACCCAGGCTCCTCGGAAATCGAAGCAGAACTTTGTCTGGGCATTAAAACGTTAGTGGCAAAGGTGTCTCCGCTGTGTGCGGAAGCCCTCAGTACCATTCACATTGCCACCAGTGATCACTCCTTTTATGACCTGAGGCCTGAGCAGGTGGATCTGCAGACACTACTAGAACTCGAGGACATTTCAGATGACGAAAGGTGCTGGGAATCGCTGGGGTGCAAGAGCCAATTGGTAGAGCGGAGCAGTCAACTTGGCGTGGAAGCACTTCCAAGGTCGAGTGGCGGAACGAGCAGGAAAAGGGAAAGAACAAGAAGCCGATGTGACTGAGACGGAGGAAGTGTTTGTGGGCCTAGGGGAACAACACTGAACTGACATTTAGGGGCATGAAGCTCACAAGATGTACATTATGGATGCTGAATGTAGTACAATATGTTCTAAACATTGATCTTATATgtctctaattttaattctaattttATATGTCTTTAATTTTATCTGCCATGTGTGTTACACAGAGGGCCTGTACCGAGCAGAAGCCCAGCAGTTTGAAAATTGCCAGCGCACAATGGTTGTATTCATGGAGGTTTTACAACCTCCAAACACCACTTATTGAATTtctaatctttcttctttggcttggcttcgcggacgaagatttatggagggggtaaaaagtccacgtcagctgcaggctcgtttgtggctgacaagtccgatgcgggacagtcacTACTAACCTAACAAagcacaattttgttttcttgaaaGTCTCTCTGTGATTTTTCTCTTGGGCTGTAAGAGAAGCACACCCAAGGAGACTAATCTGCAATTCATAGATGCTCTGGGGCGAATTTGGTCAGCCTGTTCTTCAAACCTCCTTCAGTGTAGGTTGAAGCAATTGTTGCAACACCTGGGTAGCcttcctgggacccgggtgcaatTATGGGGACAAATGTGGTGGAAGCACCTTGCAAATCGCAAGGGAGGAGGGCCCCACCCATGACCCGTCAcacactcaccggaagtactgcttGATATTTAGATGCCGGCTGCCCAGAGATGCATGCAgacaagcgctgacatcaccggaATAACTGGGTCAGCCACTTTCCTGTTCAAATTGCTGGTGGACACGACCTAGGTAGGTTtcactgggttccctgactacctctgatgAGGTTGACCGGGGTGGACCCTTTCTATCTGCCATGTAACTTGGGAACTAACTGGACAAATTgcttggttaaccccattttacatggcaatttgaaagagCCTAATGACTTCAAGGTGGATTTGTGGTTGGTCTGATTCTACAAGGAAGCATTCATTGAACCAAATAGTTTCATAATGCAAATACTCCAGTAATCAAGGGTTTCTGGAGGAACTGGAAAGACCTTTGATCAGGACATTACACAGTGAAATTCTGTGGCAAGGGCAACACCTTTGAATCTTCTTCTTGGCCTCCATTAGTTCATGATCGACCACAGGTATTgtgcctctggtagtcactggtttgttGAGCCGTGTCAACTGTGGCCATGGAGGCCAATCATGGAATGGCAGGCCCTGCCACAGTTCCTGAAAATGTAGGGCATCATTGAATTATTGTTCACTGTCGCTGTGCTCTTTGCTTAGCTCTCCACACCTCAAACTGACTCAAAACTCAAAATGACCCTTTGGATTTGTGATGAATTCTTATAGACATCCTTTTATAGCATGTTCTACATATCTACATCACTCATGTCTGAGAGACCTTGTTATCATGCCATGCAAGTTACCATTTTTTCACTCATATAATGTGCACACACATATAACacacagaaaatcataaatagtgtaaaatattttcatataatgCACACACTCATATTCCACACTAGTGTAGTATTCCAAATTCCGACtgcatttaaatgggacatgaCACAAAGCACATACCAACATCTGCCACAGTTAATGTcccacaattaacacccaatcaacttcccccagaggtgtcaattagCCATTTTATAGATGATacctgctgcaacacattaacaagctttggagaggaatcaattaaatagattgaagacagacttcagagttaagcaggattttaattctaatgttttCTCAAGTCAGAGGCATTTGAAATGTTAATCTTCTCCCTCAGGgatgggtctgggcaattaacattgataaggtgcagtgcccttGCCAGAATGTTCTGTTcataggaataccatggcattcagtacaaagagatattcccaaaatCAGAATTTCTCActcccgctataaattgtgtacgttctttcattgctgctattacattttcatggtCACTATAATATTCCCACattcgctataaattgtgcactttctttcattgctgctattatattcccacactcgctttaacttcccacactcactataaattgctgCCACATCTTTCCCACAGCTGCTATAATTCAttcgcattctttcaatgcctcTATTATATTCCCACAACTACTATAAATTGCCAGTTTGACTTTCTCATGCCTGCTATTAATTTTGTGTGTTATATGCATAAAAATACGGTACTTCCTGAAATGAATTTACGTTCAGTTTGGAAGGCAAATTGACCTGTGAATCACACAATATTTCACAGTTGATAAAACAAACAGATAATGATGATGCTTAGGCCGTGGATGGATTGGGAAGACTACCCGATCATCTGTGAAATGTACAGGGTAGAAGCTTGGTTCCATTTAGCAAGAAGAAAGTACAATGTTGAACAATCAGTGGTCAAGAGCTAGAGTCAGATTTGAACCTGCATCCTTATAACACAGAGATTGAACCCCCACTGACTTAAGTGGCCATGGCAGAGACCCATTTCTTGGGTACAGGAGATTTAAATATTTGAGCGACCCCTCTGCTTGTTCACAGCAGTTTTGAAACGCCAGACACAAGTCATTTTGAACTACAGTATCAGGAGAAACCAGCTAAATTGGGTCATAAAAATTTGTTTTTGTAGCTGCAAAGAGACTGATGCTGGGAATGATTGTTAATGGTTTGCAGATTGCCAGCTTTCCAGCATTTCACTGCCCTCCCCACTCTTGCCAATCTCCAACACCAAGAACACATAGTCAATCCTTCACTGTAAATGATATCCAACATCGTGAGCAATGCCCTCATTTCCTGAGACCTCCATTACGATACTTTCTTGACATAATTTCTTGCAGGACCTACCCCAGTGGTGAGAGGGTGTTGTTAAAACAGAGAATACCAACAGTGACCAATCATGGGGTGTAGTGCAtggaagggaagagagacaggTGCAACAGAAAGAACCAATAGATTGGTCAGTGGGCATCGTGGGAGAATGCCAGGCTTGATTATATTGCTGGGTGGAGGATGCCCCTTTCATTTTCCCCCAACCATGTCACAGTGCTTCACCTCCCCCATCTCAACAGTCATGTTATTAGTTGCTAAACATGTTTCTCCCAGCTTTCCAACCACAGTCAACAACTAGGCAGACTTTGTTTGCATGCTTGCATTATGTTTGATTTTATCTCCCAtctgcatttaaattttttttgttagaaaacaGTAAAAGTATTCAAAAGAATTAAGAAAGCATGGGTTCTTTTAGTACCATGGGGAATTTCCTCTGGAGTCATTTGCAACTGTATCAATTCCCAGAGATTCTAGAATATTGCATGAAATGCCAGCAGGAATGGGGAAAGAGAATGGTTGAAGAGGCGTCCTTGGGTTGAGCAGTGTTGGAAGGGATGATGGGGATCTggaattggatgggttggaatccATCTGCAGACTGGACTTGACTGACTTTggatttaaacaggaaagtctgcagacttgtagtgcaatacacaaaagtgctggagacagtGGTGGATAAACTACCACCCAGGCccaaggctgagctttagtaaggccccgcCCTCTGCAGGAGGAGCAAAATCATATAAAAAAAGGTGCCACTACCACAGCTATGTGCATGTTCATgcattttgcaaccagcgcacaaacaCCCTCAACACACACACTCTAAAACTGGCAGCCACAGCCaggcaacctttgcttctgccgACAACTATTGGTCGTGATGTGGGGAGAGATTTTCTGATCTCTACCATCTTTTGTTTGGTGGTGCTGAAAATGGTGCTTGTGCAGACAAGATGAGGTCCGCAGTGGAGACTGGTACCAccttaaccacccccccccccactcctctcaactctctctctttttctctccccctccagCGAGCTCGGAGACCATCAGCCTTATTAACATTTTCCACCTCCCAGCTCCATCTTCATATTCACCAGTGTCACCGCCCCAAGTGGGATGATAGAGCGtctggatggagagggaagggaagagagtgaAGCATACAGCCACACCTTGCGCACAGACAGTCTCTTAATTGATCACATCCCATTTGAATGAAATGAGTCGCCAATAATTTCAACTATTGAAGTGATCACTGCATTTAAAATTAgttattatttaataaaattacacattttttacatttttaattattttataatgAAAATCCACTCCCCTTCATTATTTCACCTACATACCCAGTGTAAAAACAACCCCTTTGTGTGCAGGTGCAGTCAGCCAAGGTGACAGGGGAGGGTTCAAAGTCAGGACtcgggtgtcgggagctctggtcTCGGCTGAGGGGAGGGTCTGGAGTCAGGCATCTGGTGCTCTGGTCACTGGAGTTCCTAATGCccaactccgaaccctccccaCGGCCTATCTGAACTGTGGGGCATAATTTGCAAAtcaattcagtttttaaataaaacaaatattttatttacagctcTCGCCTATTGAATTCTCCCTCTCCGATTTACAGTTCGAACATAGAATTCTTTTCGCACCTTATGTTCACGAGATTCATGCATGCTCGTCATGTGATCCACACCACTTAATAGCTCAGTCAGCAGGGAGTACACACAAGGAAACAGCAGGGCATATCAATGGTATCTGTTTTTGAACTGTGAGACCACAGCATCTGTGGCCCCCATCAGAGTGCTACTAATTACTTATCTGCCTCTGGGTGCTCTGAGCAAGCTGGTTTAATTCAACCCACACCACCTCCCAATCATCCTCCTTCCCGCCAAACGATTAGATTTTTAACATCTCTCTCTGACCGAATtggatgttaaaaatctaatCGTTTGGTGGGAAGGTGAAGGATTGCAAATGCTGCAGCAGCAAATCTTCATGCTGCCATGGTGCCGTTGCCAGCTCCACCATGCGTGTCACACCTCAGCAATGGCGTGATGGCAACAGTCACTGGCTTCACTCATGAATACCTGCAGTAAGTGTGAAATGATAAACCGAGACCAGTAGACTTTTACTGAGTAGACTGAAGCCTATAGGCTTGGGACCCCTTACTCTCTGGGCCCCAAAGCTACAGCCTACTCAGCccaatggttaatccaccactgattggagaaactcagcaggttatggagcatctacaggaagcaaagggatataaccaacctTTTAGGCCTAGACCCTTCGTCAAGATATGAGCTTTGAAATAGAAAAGAAGTTATAAAGCCCAAAATGGAACAGGGATAATTGTCAATATTTTGAGTAAATGTCCCTTTTTGATGATACAAATGCATCGTCTGAGTTCATTGCAAAATTGCAACATGCTGGAAAATTCAccaaataaagtttcaaaacctgcTATATGGTTTGGGTAACAAGACCAGATCCTCCCAGAATTAATGCTGTGCCTTTAACATTTGTTTAGTTATTTGCTTTAATCATCAGATCACCAGGAATAGTGCAGTATGGTCTATTGGTATTTAGTCTGAACTAGGAATACTAGATAAACCTCCTACCTGTTCCCTGGAGAATCTCCAATTGAGTTACATGCaatgattagttttgaggatgagtATGGAAACTATTCCAGTCACTTTTGCCACTGGCATTTGTGCACTGTTTGACTCCTGTAATACACAATGGAATAAGGAAGAGCAATCATTCACAGAGTTATAGAGCACTAAAACAGACCCCTGTATTTATTCCCACCCATCCCACCAAGTCCCTAGATTCTATCTCTTACTATACATTAGGTACAATTGACAGTGACTATTTAACCTATCGTATAGCATATATTTTGAATTTTGGAGGACTCCAGAGCACCTACAGGTCCCAAGGAGAGGGGGTGCATCACTAAGCATGGTTCTACTGGTTAGGGCTGGTTAGTAGCCTCCAGCCTGAACTATTCATCTTTATTTCTTTATGTTAATTTCTGGGACATGAGCTTTTCTGGCATCCTCTGTTGTCCTTGAGAAGGAGGGTGGTGAGCCTTCCCTTTGAGTTGTTGCAGCCCTCCCAAATTGCCAGGGTTCGAGCTTTCAGATCGTGGTATCAATGCCCCACAGCACCCCACCAATGCCCAGTTTGGTGCTGCCAGGTCTGTTCCGACCATTTCACTGGATTGTGGTCCCCTACATGCTTGTGGGTAGGTAGGGCTTCATGAAGACCGTGTGGTAATTTACATCTGCCAAAGTGGCTTTGGTCAGCTGGAACTGCCTTCGGCCAATATGTGGAGGAGGGATCAAGTAGGCTTATTCCTTTTGACTCAATTTTAAGGGTGCCAACCTGTAGACTGCTGTTCTGCCATCTCTAATGGGCCTTTCCTGCCTGGGGGATGGGTTCAGTAATGGTGGGACCAGCCACATTGTCCATAAAGTATAATTGTGAGTCCAACAATATTAGCCTGTTGCCAATCTAGTCTGAGAGATATCTCCTGATTTATACACCTATCCTCTGATATTTGCAAGGACTTTGGCTTGGAAACAACATTGGTACCTTCATACTTTCTGTCTAACTGAGTGTAATGTTACAAGGGAACAGCTTGCTGGGACTCTTTAGAAGGAATTCAAGAGTCAATTGGAAGATTAAGATAGCAAACAAGgtattttttccaatttatagTATTGCATATTTCTTTCAAGCATCTTTTCTTGGAATGACTTTCAGGAAACTACATATATCAATCAGAAGCATCTACAAGTTAGAAATGTATGGAGATACCTGGTTTCTATGGCAACACAGTTTCTGATCCAATTTCCTATTTAGCATGACTGTAACATTGCAAACATGTCAGACCCTGTGCAAAATTACTCTCTTGGTAAGGATTTACCCATAAATCATAGACATAGTTGATAAAAATTTCTCAATTGTACAAATTtaatatgtattatatatgtttaTTTTACATCTTTACTCATAAGtgtgattattatatgctgtATATGTatatgcgagaacacagccttgcttcacgccattgttaatggagaagggttcagagagctcattgctgtatctgacccgaccttgttggttttcgtgcagttggataatcatgttgaggaactttggggggacatccgatgcgctctagtatttgccaaagccctttcctgctcatggtgtcgaaggctttggtgaggtcaacaaaggtgacagtcggggtcaccaaattgtcggactctggctttaccttactcttaatttagtctatgtgtagtctgagtccagcgtgttctttgaatgaagtgataggagaaggtattcggttcaacagtcaatttattacacagcacaagaataaaacttaacagagctctgggtcaatcgttagttcataggtcacctgcacagtgagctactccccaagactgacccctattgtccagttggctcagtttatatagatcaaccttatcatacaaaacaaaagttggcttccttatACAGAagagatggcagtctcttcaatctgaggcgcctgcaagctcacaccaagacaaaagagaaacttgtccgtgaactactctttgcagacgatgccgctttagttgcccattcagagccagctcttcagcgcttgacatcctgctttgcggaaactgccaaaatgtttggcctggaagtcagcctgaagaaaactgaggtcctccatcagccagctccccaccatgactaccagcccccccacatctccatcgggcacacaaaactcaaaacggtcaatcaatttatctatctcggctgcaccatttcatcagatgcaaggatcgacaatgagatagacaacagactcgccaaggcaaatagcgcctttggaagactacacaaaagagtctggaaaaacaaccaactgaaaaacctcacaaagataagcgtatacagagccgttgtcatacccacactcctgttcggctccgaatcatgggtcctct of the Narcine bancroftii isolate sNarBan1 chromosome 4, sNarBan1.hap1, whole genome shotgun sequence genome contains:
- the LOC138761664 gene encoding uncharacterized protein: MQRLPQPGETHTYNIIIVNSNGSSQPPSGQLHQALDRAGGYHHPEMVTALLHQEASHQARRSLPICSLNRPMVASVLHHSRPLTAPGPLLPPVDYFYDLGQMYSLDHPSSRMEVAQYSNPGLLTLQSVAAQMPQVPDFHFSLHILLPSQEHSVHLQQPPVTFGNEGSHFFYATLPIPVWNVACPLRSYTSSGSQPSQPQMSAASPGNADAPCASFRQAQDAQITGGFPPEPVGTQRHPNFTSAPNDPDATLKSKASDSKTNADPALDSTSCIGNPLPENGEQYLNTAPSSSQETEPRCEKSDGVLSNDPKEGCEKVMVTSFEDAVTMFDFELFDNPKSHGQVSEQEQYFREQNKVRNENNQKNLSQKIPEDHFPEEGNPGSSEIEAELCLGIKTLVAKVSPLCAEALSTIHIATSDHSFYDLRPEQVDLQTLLELEDISDDERCWESLGCKSQLVERSSQLGVEALPRSSGGTSRKRERTRSRCD